The DNA segment TTGCTCACACACTGGAGCGGAGTGATTCAGATCTGTATCATATATTCCACGCTAGTTTCCGTGAGTTTGTCATCGAGGAATTGAGTACGAATGAGAAGGAAGAGATTCATGAAAGCTTGTACAAGTTTTATTTCCAAAAATCTACTACCTCACCGTCTTATCAGACCAGGTTGCGATATCATGCTGAACATGGACCCGGTCTGGAACATCTCCGTGGTTTGGCTTCTCAAGATAACATTTTGCACTGGTGGCGTGAAGGCGCTCATATCAGTGAGATAACGGAATCGTTAGAACTTGCGTTTGAGGGTGCAGTGGAAGCCGGTGACTACGCAACCGTCTTTTATTGTACGATTCTCGGGGCTACAACTCATGGTATGCTGTCCGTCTATGTCGATGATCGATTAGAGTACTATATTGCGTTAGGTGATGGAAATAAAGCACTCAGGTTCCTTGAACAGACTCGGGAGAATTCGCCTGGGAGCGGTGCTGTTCTTGACGCTATGCAATCGATTGCCCTTGTCTGGCCCGAGAAGTTAGATCCCGATTGGCTTGAAGAGTGGTTTGAGAACAACCAGGGAAGAGATCAGTCCTTTGACTGGAAACCAGAAGCGTATTTTGATACTGCTGCAAGAATACTCCCTCCTGACGATTTCTGGCGGCACGCCAGCGGTATAGTATCAGGCGAGTCAGAAGACCAGTTCACATATCAGGTATTCAAGGGTTTGAGGGAAAACCCAGTTCACCTCCAAGAGCGGCCTGAACCACCAGAATGGTTGTTTGATGATATGACAAAAACTCTAGAAGCTTGCGAGACTATTGGTTCACAGCTTCCCGCTGAGTGGCAGCATCGGTTCCTAGAGGAGCTTTCAGAATTCAACGACTTATCTGCACCAGCGCTTCATACTGTCCTGAAGTGTGGGGCTGATGAAGACAAGGTAAAACAAAGTCTTGACTTAATCCAGTTCGGTGATGCACGAAGCATCAATGAGGACTATCCGCGGTTCAGTGAGGCATACTACGTCGGAGCAACACTAGCAGATCTCGGGTTTACACCCGATGCCCTCCTGACCGAGGTAGATGATATGGCCAATGAACAACCTCGCATTCGGCAGCTCGTGGCTATCATTGGTGCCGCTACAACGAGGGGAGCGAGTACTGAGACAACTAATTGGACTGATGCCACGCTTACATTCATTCGAGATTTGCTGGAAACCCGTCAACTTGGCTCCCCAGAACCAGAGCATTTTGCAAGAACTCAATATCGGACATTACTGAGAAAGACCACGCACGAGTTCGTTGAAGTTGTCGATGAAGGCACGGACGAATTAATCGACGATGTATTAGACATCGCCGATCCAGAACGTTATCAGCCGTATTTACTGAGTAAATTGGCCGAAGATATGCGGCGTGTAAGTGATGCACACCATCCAGAGGACCAGCATATATCGATATGGGAGGAAAGATATCGTGATCTTATGCGGGGACAGCCCTCAGGGGAGCCGCCATCAAGAGAATTAATGGATCTTGCTATCCGAGCTGCTGACTCAAATGAAATGGGCTATGCCGAGAATTACTTCGAAAAAGCAATAGAACGAGGGTTTCGATACGGATATCACAAAGATATTCTCCTCAGTGACATCTGGGAGGGTCTCCTCCATGTAGTCGAGGATGATTGGGAGTCTCATAAGGGAACAGCGATTCAGCTAATCAATTGGGCGAACCTTCTCCATCAAATTACAGATGGTGATGAAACGAGTCACCTCGAATACGATTTTCTATCAACGCTTCTTGATGAAAATGCAGTCGATTACCATTCTGTGGCTAATACTGTGAGGGAAACCGGAACAGCACGACGATTGCGAAAATGGCGACTGCGGAATCCGGGGGGAATCACAAAAGAAGAACTTGAAGAAATAATTCAGATACGCGAATGGAAGCTCAGAGCTCGTTCACATGCAACCAAAGATATCAGGTATTTCGCCGATGCTGCGTTGATTGCTGCCGATCAAGGATGGGACAGCACAGTGAAACTAGCGTTACGCTGTATGAATAGAGGTGAATACGTTGGCAATGGTGTGGATAAGGAAAAAGCTGAGGAGATTCGAGAGCTTGCAGAAACGTTTGATGTACGGATCCCCGATGACATAGTCTCCGTTGAAGACTCCGATGATTACGGGAAAAGTGACTTACAAAGACCACCCGACCTAGCAGAGAAACTACATAAAACACTTGCAGCACATGAATTTGAGGACCCGATCTCTACGGGGAAATTAGACGAATTCTCTCCAAATGAATTGGAGAATGCTGGAAAGGCAGTAATTCAAACCAGGAAATACAACCCTTCCGTAGTCGCACCTATCGCGGAAAAACTTGTAGAACACGGTATGGAAGATATTGCCAGTTCCTTAATCGTGGGTTCAATTGCTGAGTGTCGATTGCTGACCTGGAGGTGGTACGGACACGGACGGTTCGAAATGGTATGCGAGGTACTACTTGATATTGAGGGGGAAGACGCTCTGGAGTTGGTTCTTAATGCGTGGCAATCGAGCGATCTTGACTCAAAGACTAATCAGTGTATTTTCCCACAATTAGTCTGGATCGTAAAACACACACGTGGTCAGGTCGCCGCAGAAGAACTGATCGATCAAAGTGTACACTGGTTACGCGAACTGCTAAAACCACACGAAAACGAGGTGCAACACTGGGGTGCCATAGAATCTCACCCGTCGGATTAGAATAAATAGTCAGCGCTGTTCGACAGCATTCTTATCGGGGGAGTTCGATTCTACCACTTATGATAAATTGGTCACCAATCGTTTCGTCAGTGGGGATTGCTCTGGTGTTAATAGGAACTCTCGTCCTGGCTCTCCCTGATCTTCCTCGGTTTCTGCGAATTAGATACTACAAGAATTCTCGATTACTCCGAGACTATTACGAAGCGCGAGAGTACGTCTTCTCAGCTAAGAGGGGGCGGAAATTCACGTTTGATGACTATGTTATTTGTTATACATTCATTGATTACCTTGATATGAACTATAGGAGCGATATTCCAGATAACACGCCCAAGAAAATTGAGACGGGTGCTGTGACAATCAGGGCCAAGGAAGAGGACGGATGGAATGAATACGATTTCCAAATGCCACAGAAATCAATAGTGGAACTCTTAGATCTGACTCTCGAACGTGAATGCCGTATGAGTGGAATTGCTATTGCGCTGATTGGGACACTCCTGGCGATCATAGGGGTTCTACTTTAGACGATATAGTCATAGAGGCTACTCAGGTCCAGAGACTGACAACAGGATCTCGATATTAATGGGTTGCCCTCCTCTCAATCTGTGAAAGATACTTCCGACGCTCAATCACCTTTACTAAGGAAATAATACCAGAGAACCGTACTCCCCTGACTATCGACCGAATCTCTGCCGCATCTGTCTATGGAAATCCTCCGAATACTTCTCCCAAGCCGCCTGACCAAAGTCCTCCGGTTCTATCCCCTCATGATGCTCCCTCTCCTCACCAACAATCCAGCCGTGATCGACGTAGAACTGCAGGACTCTTGTAGAGCTCTCTGTTGAGATTACCAGCACATCCGTAACATTCGTCGGGATCTCATCTATCACTTCGTCCGGATTAGGAAAAGTTCCCCGAGCAAACAGCACCTGCTCATTC comes from the Natronosalvus amylolyticus genome and includes:
- a CDS encoding ATP-binding protein — translated: MGSGDGSRLALKAKRKAGLARGDLFQDIIGGICMLSVLLGDSKAVKIETPYDEDDRFDDIILETEEETICIQVKNGPDYRFTETDLNGSSGRLNVEKLVESAKSRQDGDAGSRFIVFTSYNTPQPSHVPLACDGSEFRLFGGLNFETQQLAGKSGTVSENTEIEFIFEVPGVELDEEEEAFQGLKTTKIFDHILAEVRPLFDDRVNPRIADSETLVERAISLAARAREDPGHRLTRDIIADRLEVLPSVQEIPQVFPVDEDCIIPDWIHDLRSSMVDGGERLLIEGEPGSGKSTGIELLHSSLEERDSFRTIRYNLFSPSDRPSEASDRIDPEWFRDQIAAQLRNEFPRGFDSDNTPVWTGTDDLQNHIYSAADWAKEHNQQGIVVIDGLDHALPNPEGMNTREDIEGTIVDEIGKLSIPEPLRLLLVGRELSKKAKQTLSVDDQEPVPAWQRTEIETYFEQNGVTVDSALLDSVYRVSNGLPVILSHLLRTGRSKPGSIEDGLRSAVADAPEVHGELKEYYERIWEPVSPHSRDVLSLIAVSPTAMEAELVYEILDLPWIQNKVELESGALAHTLERSDSDLYHIFHASFREFVIEELSTNEKEEIHESLYKFYFQKSTTSPSYQTRLRYHAEHGPGLEHLRGLASQDNILHWWREGAHISEITESLELAFEGAVEAGDYATVFYCTILGATTHGMLSVYVDDRLEYYIALGDGNKALRFLEQTRENSPGSGAVLDAMQSIALVWPEKLDPDWLEEWFENNQGRDQSFDWKPEAYFDTAARILPPDDFWRHASGIVSGESEDQFTYQVFKGLRENPVHLQERPEPPEWLFDDMTKTLEACETIGSQLPAEWQHRFLEELSEFNDLSAPALHTVLKCGADEDKVKQSLDLIQFGDARSINEDYPRFSEAYYVGATLADLGFTPDALLTEVDDMANEQPRIRQLVAIIGAATTRGASTETTNWTDATLTFIRDLLETRQLGSPEPEHFARTQYRTLLRKTTHEFVEVVDEGTDELIDDVLDIADPERYQPYLLSKLAEDMRRVSDAHHPEDQHISIWEERYRDLMRGQPSGEPPSRELMDLAIRAADSNEMGYAENYFEKAIERGFRYGYHKDILLSDIWEGLLHVVEDDWESHKGTAIQLINWANLLHQITDGDETSHLEYDFLSTLLDENAVDYHSVANTVRETGTARRLRKWRLRNPGGITKEELEEIIQIREWKLRARSHATKDIRYFADAALIAADQGWDSTVKLALRCMNRGEYVGNGVDKEKAEEIRELAETFDVRIPDDIVSVEDSDDYGKSDLQRPPDLAEKLHKTLAAHEFEDPISTGKLDEFSPNELENAGKAVIQTRKYNPSVVAPIAEKLVEHGMEDIASSLIVGSIAECRLLTWRWYGHGRFEMVCEVLLDIEGEDALELVLNAWQSSDLDSKTNQCIFPQLVWIVKHTRGQVAAEELIDQSVHWLRELLKPHENEVQHWGAIESHPSD